The Hippoglossus hippoglossus isolate fHipHip1 chromosome 2, fHipHip1.pri, whole genome shotgun sequence DNA segment CAGAGACGTGTTCTCACCACAGATCCGGTTAGTTCGTGGAGAAGAAGATCCGGAACATGACAAAGTGTCAACACACTGTCCACCGCGATGTCCTCTGCTGGCAGCACCGCTAGCTAGTAGCGTTAGCACCGTTAGCTTCACGAACCCTCCATTCATCCCCGCGTCATTGGGGTGCATCGCCTCTGGGATCCAGCTTGAAGGAGTCAACGTAACGTTGTTTTCAAACCGTCATGTTTCACTTGTACTCACGCGGAGTCGTTCTGCAGGTGTTGGCATCAACTTGACATTGAGGCGAAGCGGCCGCAGTTCGTTAACATCAAGGGTAATAAACACTAAAGCCACTGACTGTGTGTTCACTCCTCAGGCAGGGACTATgtggctccagctgcagctgccaGCGTCGCCACCGGCCGCATCGTGGCTGTCATCGGTGCTGTGGTGGACGTCCAGTTCGATGAGGGGCTCCCCCCCATCCTCAACGCCCTGGAGGTCAGCGGCAGAGAGGCCAGGCTCGTCCTGGAGGTGGCTCAGCATCTCGGTGAGCTGCCCGGATCACACCCCCCGACCTCCTGCAGAGAGATGAGACCGTGCACTGACttgtcatgttgtgtgtttaggGGAGAGCACGGTGCGCACCATTGCTATGGATGGAACTGAAGGTCTGGTCCGTGGACAGCAGGTCCTGGACACCGGGGCCCCCATCAGAATCCCAGTGGGTCCCGAGACCCTGGGCAGGATCATGAATGTCATCGGAGAGCCAATCGACGAGAGGGGTCCCATCTCCACCAAGCAGTGAGTTCACTTTGAAAATGTGACGGCAGCCATGACTGGATTTGGGTCATTAGGCCTGTTAGAGTTGTTAATCACTGGATTTCTCTTCCCCAGGACTGCACCCATCCACGCTGAGGCCCCGGAGTTCACCGACATGAGTGTGGAGCAGGAGATTTTGGTCACTGGCATCAAGGTGGTGGACCTGCTGGCCCCCTACGCTAAGGGAGGAAAGATTGGTATGTGCTAAATTTAAATGCTGCACCGATTGTTTCCGTTCTTGCCACTTGTAGAAGTCGTGCTAACGACTCTCTCGGCTGCAGGTCTGTTCGGTGGTGCCGGTGTGGGCAAGACCGTGTTGATCATGGAGCTGATTAACAACGTGGCCAAGGCCCATGGTGGTTACTCCGTGTTTGCCGGTGTAGGAGAGCGAACCCGTGAGGGAAATGACTTGTACCATGAAATGATTGAGTCTGGTGTCATCAACCTGAAGGACTCCACCTCCAAGGTGAGATTCAGgagaacaatttaaaaacactgtcgCTGTGAAAAATCCAAGTAAGCACTAACCTCTGTCTCCATCAGGTGGCGCTGGTGTACGGCCAGATGAACGAGCCCCCTGGCGCCCGTGCCAGAGTCGCTCTGACTGGACTGACCGTGGCCGAGTATTTCCGTGACCAGGAGGGACAGGATGTGCTGCTCTTCATCGACAACATCTTCCGCTTCACACAGGCTGGCTCTGAGGTCTGTAACCTACGGATCAAACATTAGAATTTATAACTTGGTTAATGTCATTAACTTCATCTGCTTCCCTCTCAGGTGTCTGCCCTGCTGGGTCGTATCCCCTCGGCTGTGGGTTACCAGCCCACTCTGGCCACTGACATGGGAACCATGCAGGAGAGAATCACCACCACCAAGAAGGGTTCAATCACGTCTGTGCAGGTAAACAGTGACTCGGAGGACTGGAGAACTGGTGGTGGATGAAAGATGGAGTTTCTTTGAGTTATTACTATTAAAGACTAAATGTCTGTTCCCTCCCCCAGGCCATCTATGTGCCCGCTGATGATTTGACTGACCCCGCCCCTGCCACCACCTTCGCTCACTTGGACGCCACCACTGTGTTGTCCCGCGCCATCGCTGAGTTGGGTATCTACCCCGCTGTCGACCCCTTGGACTCCACCTCCCGTATCATGGACCCCAACATCGTCGGGTCTGAGCATTACGACATTGCCCGTGGCGTACAGAAAATCCTTCAGGTGTGGGACTTGATCATTTACACTCTGTGACGCCGTTTGTTTTTGTCAGCGCCCGTCTAACATTTGCACATTTCCTCCTGTAGGACTACAAATCCCTGCAGGATATCATTGCCATCCTGGGTATGGATGAGTTGTCTGAGGAGGACAAGCTGACCGTGGCTCGTGCCCGCAAGATCCAGCGTTTCCTGTCACAGCCCTTCCAGGTGGCCGAGGTCTTCACTGGCCACATGGGCAAGCTGGTGCCCCTCAAGGAAACCATCAAGGGCTTCAAGGCCATTCTTAATGGTAAGTGTGCTTCGTGCATTTCTTTTTACAGTCGCGTACTTGAATATCTTTGCATTACTAATGTTTTGCACGTGTTTCTCTGTAGGCGAGTACGATTCCCTGCCCGAGCAGGCCTTCTACATGGTCGGCCCCATCGAGGAAGTTGTTCTGAAGGCAGAGAAGCTGGCCGAGGAGCACTCGTAAACAAACTATCGTAGGGAGAAGAGAAACTCAAAGAAGGGAGGGGTCCTGCAATTAGGAGCACTTGGTTtgtaaaacatgtcaaaatatACTTGTCATCCTGAAAGAAAGTTCTATTTAATGTTTCCAATGGAAGATGGAATAAAATACTGTCTTTACACAAAACATCTTGTCATCTGCATATTTCCAATAGGTTGGACTTTTTAGTTCCCTGTGGTGTTTCATTAAAAGTGGCTGTTCTCATCTACTCTAACAGGAGAACATATTCCTGAGCTGTGTTAATATGAACTGTTGtcacaaactgaaataaaacagtggACAAACATTGGCATGCGTGTTTGTTTTCGAGGTGATGATAGAACCTTGGTCCAGGGGTCTGAACTATGACGCAGGATTTGTGTAGAGATCTTTCGatagtttttaaaatgaaggTTAATAAGAACTATTACATCCTAAGTTTAATTGGGGCTGTGCAATAAAACAATCTATGATTTCTCCTGTAGAAACTGCTCAACATAATTCTATTATAATAAACAAAGCTATTCAGAGACAGCTTAAGAAGCAGCGATTCAAGGTCTCATGAGTTAAATCCTCCACCTGCCAGCCCACATGCTGCTGATTTCCTCCGAGGTTTACAGCTCCTGTAATTCCTCCAGACAAATTAACCTTCATTACACAACCGAGGCTTCGAGGCCAAACCGACCGACTTCCCAGACACCGATAAACACTTACCAGCATCTCCTGGCTGCTGCCGACTTTTCCGCCCTGGTCGTCACCATTCGTCATATTTAAGATCTGAACTTAGTGCCGACTGGACGCTGACACTGTCATGAATCAGCTGTAATCGATAAGATGTGTAAACCTGAACTCACCCGTCAGTGATACTAACAGAGAATCCATTGTTTCACTTTTTCAATAATGTGTATGTTTTTAACTCAATTAACATATAAAGTTCATGTGTAGTTTTACTTATTTACACTTTAATGAAGTTTACATGTCTTGTATTTGATACCTGTGAGATTGATGTTCAAATAGCTCCATCCAGTGGCTGAAGTTGGGTACTGCAACCTCGTTAAATCATGTAAATGAAGTGTTTCCAAGAACAGGTCGGcagtgtgaccttgacctttgacctcaaagGTCTAAACagtttgagtccaagtgaatatttgtaccaaatctgGAGAAATGTTTCCCCTCatttcactgcagctttaatccgcatagtttttattcttcataGTTAAAAGCCCAAAAGTGAGATAACTGGAAAACTGACTGTAATACCAACTCTTGACAGCAGATGGGGCTGAAAGTTAGACTTTTACAGAAAATAGCGGAAAACTGATAATATACAATTTAAAGGACAATTTAAAACCAATTACGTTTAATATGTAAATCTAAAGCAGAGGAATAAAAGATAATGAAAAGCAGGGACATATAGTCGTGGTGTATAAAAGAAAAGTCACTTTCTAGATATACAGAATCATTTAAACCTCTATCGCAGGAGTGAGCTCGTGTTACCTCAATActtatttaaacacacacagagaagcagagtaATAcgacgtgtctgtgtgtt contains these protein-coding regions:
- the LOC117774609 gene encoding ATP synthase subunit beta, mitochondrial translates to MLGAVGRCCTGALQALKPGVQPLKALVGSPAVLSRRDYVAPAAAASVATGRIVAVIGAVVDVQFDEGLPPILNALEVSGREARLVLEVAQHLGESTVRTIAMDGTEGLVRGQQVLDTGAPIRIPVGPETLGRIMNVIGEPIDERGPISTKQTAPIHAEAPEFTDMSVEQEILVTGIKVVDLLAPYAKGGKIGLFGGAGVGKTVLIMELINNVAKAHGGYSVFAGVGERTREGNDLYHEMIESGVINLKDSTSKVALVYGQMNEPPGARARVALTGLTVAEYFRDQEGQDVLLFIDNIFRFTQAGSEVSALLGRIPSAVGYQPTLATDMGTMQERITTTKKGSITSVQAIYVPADDLTDPAPATTFAHLDATTVLSRAIAELGIYPAVDPLDSTSRIMDPNIVGSEHYDIARGVQKILQDYKSLQDIIAILGMDELSEEDKLTVARARKIQRFLSQPFQVAEVFTGHMGKLVPLKETIKGFKAILNGEYDSLPEQAFYMVGPIEEVVLKAEKLAEEHS